A stretch of the Acidobacteriota bacterium genome encodes the following:
- the lpxC gene encoding UDP-3-O-acyl-N-acetylglucosamine deacetylase, which translates to MRLRQTVAEPATLQGTGLHTGQPVTLCLRPAAAGRGIRFIRSDRGGIEIPARLEYVGPSFYATVLQHEGVTVSTIEHLMAALYALLVDDVDVVLDGPEVPILDGSSKPFVDCILDAGLKSLDMPRQYITLIKPIQLEVDEKRIAAYPCREYRVTYAIDFDHPNLGYQELTTSLWGNSAFADKLAPARTFTFEREVEALQKQGLAQGGSLENAVVIGEQGVLNDSLRFEDEFVRHKMLDLTGDLSLIGHPLRAHVVAYRAGHDLHGRFARRILQARDSWYLAPWDDNNDASEPSDRAVAQ; encoded by the coding sequence ATGCGACTTCGCCAGACGGTTGCCGAACCAGCGACGCTCCAGGGGACCGGGCTCCACACCGGCCAACCGGTCACCCTCTGCCTGCGGCCCGCCGCTGCGGGCCGTGGAATCCGGTTCATTCGCAGTGACCGGGGGGGGATAGAGATTCCCGCCCGACTCGAGTACGTCGGGCCGAGTTTCTACGCGACCGTGCTGCAACACGAGGGTGTCACGGTGTCGACGATCGAGCATCTGATGGCGGCCCTGTATGCACTGCTGGTGGACGATGTCGACGTGGTACTCGATGGTCCCGAGGTACCGATCCTGGACGGTTCATCGAAGCCGTTCGTGGATTGCATTCTGGATGCGGGACTCAAGTCTCTGGACATGCCCCGTCAATACATCACGCTCATCAAACCCATTCAGCTCGAAGTCGACGAGAAGCGAATTGCCGCCTACCCGTGTCGTGAGTATCGCGTCACCTATGCGATTGACTTCGATCATCCGAACTTGGGCTACCAGGAGTTGACGACGAGTCTGTGGGGGAACTCGGCGTTCGCAGACAAGCTAGCCCCGGCACGGACGTTTACGTTCGAGCGCGAGGTCGAGGCGTTGCAAAAACAGGGCCTGGCGCAGGGGGGGTCTCTGGAGAATGCCGTGGTCATCGGGGAGCAGGGTGTTCTGAATGACTCGCTCCGATTCGAGGACGAATTCGTCCGGCACAAGATGCTCGACCTGACGGGCGACCTGTCGTTGATCGGCCATCCCCTGCGTGCCCACGTGGTTGCCTACCGCGCGGGGCACGACCTCCACGGGCGCTTCGCGCGTCGCATCTTGCAGGCCCGAGACAGCTGGTACCTGGCACCGTGGGATGACAACAACGACGCATCCGAACCCTCCGACCGGGCCGTCGCACAATGA
- a CDS encoding sigma-70 family RNA polymerase sigma factor — protein MASELQSTTVRPRRPRHDDDPRSDEDLVVLAVGGDRSAFEVLVRRHQRPLASHLYRHTGQRETAVELAQEVFLKVYLSLASFDPKYRFTTWLYRIASNSAIDHLRKRRPATCSFDAETDRETGTATSSTVAGNSPDPDEMLRYRELTQRLEEAIAQLPADYRQLVLLRHNRHCRYDEIARITELPIGTVKNRIFRAREMMKNRLSDLLGSES, from the coding sequence TTGGCAAGCGAGCTCCAATCGACCACCGTTCGTCCTCGAAGACCCCGCCACGACGACGACCCACGCAGCGATGAGGACCTGGTCGTCCTGGCCGTTGGCGGTGACCGCTCGGCGTTCGAGGTCCTCGTTCGGCGTCATCAGCGTCCCCTGGCCAGCCACCTCTATCGGCACACCGGCCAACGAGAGACGGCCGTCGAACTGGCCCAGGAGGTCTTCCTGAAGGTCTACCTTTCGCTGGCGTCGTTCGATCCGAAGTACCGGTTCACGACCTGGCTCTATCGGATCGCATCCAACTCCGCCATCGATCACCTCAGAAAGCGCCGTCCCGCAACCTGCTCCTTCGACGCCGAGACCGACCGTGAGACCGGCACGGCTACCTCGAGCACGGTTGCCGGAAACAGCCCCGATCCCGACGAGATGCTCCGTTATCGGGAGCTGACCCAACGTCTTGAAGAAGCGATCGCCCAACTGCCGGCGGACTATCGTCAGCTGGTCTTGCTGCGCCACAATCGACACTGCCGATACGACGAGATTGCACGCATCACCGAATTACCGATCGGTACGGTGAAGAACCGGATTTTCCGTGCACGTGAGATGATGAAGAACCGTCTATCGGATCTGCTCGGCTCGGAGAGTTGA
- a CDS encoding DUF4390 domain-containing protein encodes MRPGPHLCLVGLVVLFWVAPAWADFAEPSVTLTEARVDDRGALVSFEIHGGLPKELLERIESGTPVTFRHRLELFARRPFPIPNRVLGRTTVDTRVEYDTLGKQYVLSRTIRLRARKKRAQPPTEEHEVTDSVERMVDWMTRLDDLAIDDAGSDKFNDSRRVRVTTNLGRRYIMWIFPASLSVTAEQPLRP; translated from the coding sequence GTGCGTCCAGGGCCGCACCTGTGCCTGGTAGGGCTCGTGGTCCTGTTCTGGGTCGCACCCGCATGGGCCGATTTTGCCGAGCCGTCGGTCACGCTGACCGAGGCTCGAGTCGACGACCGAGGGGCCCTTGTCTCTTTCGAGATTCACGGGGGCCTACCGAAGGAATTGCTGGAGAGAATCGAGTCCGGCACACCGGTGACCTTCCGCCATCGGCTCGAACTGTTCGCCCGCCGTCCGTTTCCGATCCCGAATCGCGTCCTGGGTCGGACGACCGTCGATACCCGGGTGGAGTACGACACGCTGGGGAAGCAGTACGTCCTGTCACGGACGATCCGGCTGCGGGCGCGCAAGAAACGCGCGCAGCCGCCGACGGAAGAGCATGAGGTTACCGACTCCGTCGAGCGGATGGTCGACTGGATGACCCGGCTTGACGATCTGGCAATCGACGATGCCGGCAGCGACAAATTCAACGACTCGCGACGGGTACGTGTCACCACCAACCTCGGTCGTCGCTACATCATGTGGATCTTCCCCGCCAGCCTCTCCGTCACCGCCGAACAACCGCTGCGTCCGTGA
- a CDS encoding tetratricopeptide repeat protein — MRWDRSLKAHRRSAAATPQIPPGVANQYIDLGNRFLEAKRFQRAIVCYRRAIRLDGRRHEPWYNLGIAWERLNRPDRAEAAYRQALAATPGDPASSYNLGNILLDRACPREAIDVFRRGLTSDDSDPALWNNLGIALHERGDLRGALAAYSRATRCRPEFHVAWSNLAQVAEEQGDFRLAGEAWDHALHLRPLPTYRFLRASLLARCGRRPEAAVEIESVLREAPDLRGLLPVYPELESLL, encoded by the coding sequence ATGAGATGGGACCGTAGCCTGAAGGCCCATCGGCGATCCGCCGCCGCCACGCCCCAGATCCCTCCGGGTGTGGCGAACCAGTACATCGATCTCGGCAATCGTTTCCTCGAGGCGAAGCGTTTTCAGCGTGCCATCGTCTGCTATCGGCGGGCCATCCGTCTCGACGGACGGCGTCATGAACCCTGGTACAACCTCGGGATCGCCTGGGAACGGCTGAATCGACCGGACCGAGCGGAAGCAGCCTATCGGCAGGCGCTGGCAGCGACCCCGGGAGACCCCGCCAGCTCCTACAATCTGGGGAACATCCTCCTGGATCGTGCGTGCCCCCGCGAGGCCATCGACGTCTTCCGTCGCGGACTGACGTCCGACGACTCGGATCCCGCACTCTGGAACAACCTGGGCATCGCGCTTCACGAGCGGGGAGACCTGAGAGGGGCTCTCGCGGCCTACTCCCGGGCCACCCGTTGTCGCCCGGAGTTCCACGTGGCCTGGAGCAATCTGGCCCAGGTGGCGGAAGAGCAGGGGGATTTTCGACTTGCGGGAGAAGCCTGGGATCACGCCTTGCATCTACGCCCCCTTCCCACCTATCGTTTCCTACGGGCCTCCCTGCTCGCCCGCTGCGGCCGTCGCCCCGAGGCGGCGGTCGAGATCGAGTCGGTCTTGCGTGAGGCTCCGGACCTACGGGGACTGCTTCCGGTCTATCCGGAACTGGAGTCGTTGTTGTAA
- a CDS encoding sigma-54 dependent transcriptional regulator — MSDPENRILVIDDEPGVRDSLEAVLRDEGFHVDTVGSGEAGLEQLEAEDYAAIFLDVWLPGKDGLETLTELRHSGHDAEVLMISGHGTIDTAVRATKLGAFDFVEKPLSLEKTLLVLRNALRQRRLRRVNVKLLAQLSRDTAIVGKSAAARGLRSDVGAAAESDSAVWIMGEPGTGRETVARRIHGLGQDAAGPFVDVRCGALASEPARIALFDMGGAGRIRLAYGGTLMLTDVDRLDADDQRRLADVLREEQTTRRLRVLTIMRHDAAEIDTALHKQLAVIRIDVPPLRKRREDIPEFAERFIVELAEEYGAAPIRWTNDSLAALQRHDWPGNVAELRNLVEHCVMSHGGPTIESSDLPAELGGRGRPVVDLYGDFESLANAVEEFRRFHAGRALEREQGDRSQAAERLGVSEEELERLVAGD, encoded by the coding sequence ATGTCCGATCCTGAAAACAGAATCCTGGTGATCGACGACGAACCCGGCGTGCGGGACTCGCTGGAGGCGGTGTTGCGTGACGAGGGTTTTCACGTCGACACGGTCGGGAGCGGCGAGGCCGGCCTCGAACAGTTGGAGGCCGAAGACTACGCCGCAATCTTCCTGGACGTCTGGTTGCCGGGCAAGGATGGACTCGAGACGCTGACGGAGTTGCGTCACTCCGGTCACGACGCCGAGGTCCTCATGATCTCCGGGCACGGCACCATCGACACCGCGGTGCGTGCCACGAAGTTGGGGGCGTTCGACTTCGTGGAGAAGCCGCTCTCGCTGGAAAAGACGTTGCTGGTGCTTCGTAACGCGCTACGTCAGCGACGCCTACGTCGTGTCAACGTGAAACTCCTGGCGCAACTCTCGCGTGACACCGCCATCGTCGGAAAGTCTGCAGCCGCCCGCGGGCTGCGGTCCGATGTTGGAGCCGCGGCAGAATCGGATTCGGCGGTCTGGATCATGGGCGAACCCGGGACGGGCCGGGAGACCGTCGCGCGAAGGATCCATGGCCTCGGGCAGGACGCGGCCGGGCCGTTTGTCGACGTTCGTTGTGGGGCGCTGGCGTCGGAGCCGGCGCGAATCGCGCTCTTCGATATGGGTGGCGCGGGGAGAATCCGTCTGGCGTATGGCGGGACATTGATGCTCACCGATGTCGATCGACTGGACGCGGACGATCAACGACGCCTCGCCGACGTGTTGCGGGAAGAACAGACGACCCGTCGCCTGCGGGTTCTCACGATCATGAGACATGACGCCGCCGAGATCGACACGGCTCTTCATAAACAGTTGGCCGTCATCCGGATCGACGTCCCCCCGTTGCGAAAGCGACGGGAGGATATCCCGGAGTTTGCCGAACGTTTCATCGTCGAGCTTGCAGAGGAGTACGGCGCCGCGCCCATCCGCTGGACGAACGACAGCCTGGCCGCGTTGCAGCGGCACGATTGGCCCGGAAACGTGGCCGAACTCCGCAACCTCGTCGAGCACTGCGTGATGTCTCATGGCGGGCCGACCATCGAATCCAGCGATCTACCGGCGGAGCTCGGTGGGCGGGGACGTCCCGTCGTGGATCTGTATGGAGATTTCGAATCGCTAGCGAACGCCGTCGAGGAGTTTCGCCGTTTTCATGCAGGTCGCGCATTGGAACGGGAGCAGGGCGATCGATCGCAAGCGGCTGAACGGCTGGGAGTGTCCGAGGAGGAACTCGAGCGACTGGTCGCAGGCGACTAG
- a CDS encoding ATP-binding protein, with product MAFGGRTARWLSLATLLGISVWWVYRYFDRLAEAGAQEERVTWMLPALSIAVVVLALALAWVMIRNLVKLIVDRKRGILGSRLRTKLVFFFFALVLLPATVLFVGSSQVIKRTVEAILAKPIRDVNAQTRIMVDRWSDYFKEQSLQRAVTLATDLQDLGVLHLPEPDRTNALRDALARAQRGELRRVVLIAVEGRDVVRLDPLTEDGDEEELARLSRMAVRGAAEQDGPVTRIEAFGAGLFASAAVPIDGPERVWVVLVGELLPTRLAGDLDELAAADRAYRQFRANRRDMVRLYVRLIGLIFLVTLFAATWMGLYLARRITEPLRELAAAAREISAGNLEVRVANTSGDEMGMLVDAFNEMAGELQENRAVITRSTADLRQTNQALQERRRYIETLLANLSHGVVSLDRDGYVTTANPAAGKILGIDVSVGMQLTQVLGEQGLAPLAHLVEEAGAADTESVSSDLRLDIEDRSMALAVRVSPLRGHAERRLGTLLIVEDLTELLQAQKAAAWREIARRIAHEIKNPLTPIQLAAQRIRKKFATGAQDLGEVVPAATESIEREVGGLKRLVDEFSKFARMPELNRHPVSFGDIVSSVLELYRGAQDVTWDIEIADGLDSIDLDSEQMRRVMINLIDNAMAAMENRGRIRIVARSPRGDGSLRVEFSDTGPGIPPGDRDKMFSPYFSTKKRGTGLGLAIVHKVVTDHGGTIRVTDNEPEGAMFVIEIPV from the coding sequence ATGGCTTTCGGAGGTCGCACCGCACGCTGGCTGTCGCTGGCAACTCTGCTCGGGATCTCGGTCTGGTGGGTGTATCGCTACTTCGATCGTCTCGCCGAGGCCGGCGCCCAGGAAGAGCGCGTCACCTGGATGTTGCCCGCGCTATCCATCGCGGTGGTCGTCCTTGCGCTGGCTCTCGCGTGGGTGATGATTCGAAACCTCGTCAAGCTGATCGTCGATCGCAAGCGAGGGATCCTCGGATCGAGATTGCGCACGAAGCTTGTGTTCTTCTTCTTCGCGCTGGTGTTACTGCCTGCGACGGTTTTATTCGTCGGTTCATCGCAGGTCATCAAGCGGACCGTGGAGGCGATCCTCGCGAAACCGATCCGTGACGTCAACGCGCAGACCCGGATCATGGTCGATCGCTGGAGCGACTACTTCAAGGAGCAATCCCTTCAGCGTGCCGTAACCCTGGCGACGGACCTGCAAGATCTCGGCGTTCTTCACTTACCCGAACCGGATCGTACCAACGCACTCCGCGATGCGTTGGCCCGCGCCCAGCGAGGGGAATTGCGTCGGGTCGTGCTGATTGCCGTGGAGGGCAGGGACGTCGTCCGATTGGACCCACTGACCGAGGATGGCGACGAGGAAGAACTCGCGCGACTGTCGCGAATGGCCGTCCGGGGGGCGGCCGAACAAGACGGCCCCGTAACCCGCATCGAAGCCTTTGGTGCGGGCCTGTTCGCGTCTGCGGCCGTGCCGATCGACGGTCCGGAACGAGTCTGGGTTGTCCTCGTTGGCGAGTTGCTGCCGACCCGACTCGCCGGCGATCTTGACGAACTCGCCGCCGCCGATCGGGCCTATCGGCAGTTTCGCGCGAATCGACGCGACATGGTTCGACTGTACGTCCGTCTGATCGGATTGATCTTCCTGGTTACGCTCTTCGCGGCGACGTGGATGGGACTCTACCTCGCTCGACGTATCACGGAGCCGTTGCGAGAGTTAGCCGCTGCCGCCCGTGAAATTTCTGCCGGAAATTTGGAGGTCCGTGTCGCGAACACGTCCGGCGATGAAATGGGCATGCTTGTGGACGCGTTTAACGAGATGGCGGGGGAGTTGCAGGAGAACCGTGCGGTGATCACGCGCTCGACCGCCGACCTGCGTCAGACCAACCAGGCGCTTCAGGAACGGCGTCGTTACATCGAAACCCTTCTCGCCAATCTCTCTCACGGTGTGGTCTCTCTGGATCGTGACGGGTACGTGACAACTGCGAATCCGGCCGCAGGCAAGATCCTGGGAATCGACGTCAGCGTCGGGATGCAGTTGACGCAGGTGTTGGGGGAACAGGGGCTCGCTCCTCTGGCTCACCTGGTGGAGGAGGCGGGTGCAGCCGACACCGAGTCGGTCAGTAGCGATCTGCGTCTCGATATCGAGGATCGTTCGATGGCACTCGCCGTGCGGGTCTCGCCGCTACGGGGGCACGCCGAGAGACGACTCGGAACGCTCTTGATCGTCGAGGACCTGACCGAACTTCTGCAGGCCCAGAAGGCCGCGGCCTGGCGAGAGATTGCCCGACGCATCGCCCACGAGATCAAGAATCCGCTCACGCCGATCCAGCTTGCCGCCCAGCGTATTCGCAAGAAATTTGCGACGGGCGCACAGGACCTCGGGGAGGTGGTGCCGGCCGCGACCGAGTCGATCGAACGGGAGGTCGGCGGCCTCAAGCGGTTGGTCGACGAGTTCTCGAAGTTTGCGAGGATGCCGGAGTTGAACCGACATCCGGTCTCGTTCGGCGACATCGTCAGTTCGGTGCTGGAGTTGTATCGCGGCGCCCAGGATGTCACGTGGGACATCGAGATCGCGGATGGGCTGGATTCGATAGATCTGGACTCCGAGCAGATGCGACGGGTGATGATCAACCTGATCGACAACGCGATGGCCGCGATGGAGAACCGCGGTAGGATCCGTATCGTCGCCCGGTCGCCCAGAGGGGATGGTTCGCTTCGCGTGGAGTTCAGCGACACGGGTCCCGGCATTCCCCCCGGTGATCGTGACAAGATGTTCAGCCCCTACTTCTCGACCAAGAAACGCGGTACGGGCCTGGGGCTTGCGATCGTGCATAAGGTGGTAACGGACCACGGTGGGACCATCCGAGTTACCGACAACGAGCCGGAAGGGGCCATGTTCGTCATCGAGATTCCGGTCTGA